TCCGACAACATGTAGACTAtagttctgttttttttttttttgcattctcATCATATCTCTAATCTCttgttcataaattttatttcttcattattttgtaagCTTATTCTGAAAAATTCcagttatattaataaaatttgagctccCATAGGTTTTCTTTTCCTGTATCTAGCAGGTAATGTACACAGAACTTTAAATTTGAGAGCTACCTTTGCTATCTGCTGTGTTACCACAGCGTATATCTAGTTAGGACTACACATAATCGTATTTACTGAGGTTAATATaaccattttaatttaatccatGCTTGTTTAATTCTTGTCTGCACATACAGAAcagaatatatattattacacgCCGCACCATGTTGCTTGTATGTTTGGAAAGTAATGTAAATATGTTGGCAGTCATTGTTGCCTCTTATAAATGGGAATATATATGCTCTGATTTTCAAATTGGTAAGTGAATGCTAGCCAAGTGCAAAATTAACTTACTCTAATTCATTGCAGATTGCTGAACTCTTGGCAGTCATGGCCAAGAATCGTGATCTTTCATATTGTAAAATAGTGGAGGCAATTGCAGAGACAACTTCACCGCTGACTCCCATGGAGGGACTTCTTGCAAGGATACCTTCTCAACGCCCTTACATTTCTTCACCCAAGGTAATTCCTTCCTTATATAGTACTGTACATTTTAAGGTACATGATCAAAACTAGTCTTGAGAAAAATGAATGGTCGTAACCTGAAACATAACAATTGAATACCTCCTGCTTCTCAGTTCAACTTGCCACTGAGGGTGCTAGTCATCATTAACGCTTCTACCTTGCTATTGCTAACAAGTGATAGTTAATTCATTGTTTATTGGGATTTTTCAGAAACCAGATATTGCAGTTGTCAGCATTCCAGATCCCCCTGCAAATGTTGTGGCTAAGGAACCTAAAGTAGCCACTCAACAAGAAACTGCACAACCTAAACCAGTGGCAAATCAGCCACTTTCTCCCTATATTGTGTAAGCCAAATTCCAAATATTGCCTTGAcaaaagatattaaaatattatgtagGGATATTTGTAAGTCTTTCTGATAATGTAATAACTAATAAGGATTTGGACAcaaccaatttttttcattgtgGACTATGGAGGCATAaactaatttgatgtttattttatCAGTTATGATGATTTGAAGCCACCATCATCTCCTTCTCCATCTCAGCCTGGTGGTGGGAAACAAACGAAGATCAGTGAGACAGTGCCACAACCAAGTGCTTCTGATACTCCAAGTAGTGTGCTGGGAGTAGATGGCGACTCTCAGACAACATCGTCATCTAAAGTGGAGAAGCCTCTTTCTCCTTATGTAGTGTAAgcttccctctaattttgtgctCTTATCTTAATACACATTACTGTTTTTCTTACCTAAACGTCCTACCCTATGTTAGTCTGATTTCATTCTTGTTATCAGCAGCTTAGtagtaattttatttgtgcTGTGTCTATGCTTTAGCACCGGACCTTATATAGTTTGGTTTCAACTTATGTCAATTCTGTCACAGCCCTCAGTATGATTTTCTTGTTCCCTGAGGCCATGTTATGCCTGCAGATATCCTGACTTAAAGCCTCCCACGTCACCATCTCCTAATGCACCAACTGTATCAGTTTCCACACCTGCTGCAGCTGGGGTGCCAAAGATAGACACAATATCAAGCAATGGACCAGCCCAACTTTCGACAGCAGATGAACCAAAGAAAGAACATCTCCCTGAACCCAAGTCAACACCACTTTCACCTTATACCATGTGAGCTGCTTCCGACTTGCCTTAAAAAACAATTGTTTCTTCTCCAATGACTGTTACTTTATTCCTTATTTAAGGCTTTTTCAACAAATGACTCATTGGCTTGTATAATTGTGAGTTTTATTTACTGGTTGGAACTTGGAAATTCAAGTGACTAGAGAAATCATAGATTGGTAATGAGTGGACTAAGGTAGGAACgtgtaaatgagaacatgcatAGATCAAATACATCATGACTTCGGGTAAAAAAGTTGTATCAAGTTCACTATTACGTCGTAGTATCCCTTTCTTTTTGTCCACTCTCCTATGTGTAGGGCTCTctgatatttataatttattatcattatgCTTAGGTTGGTGTccttaatttttaacaaatttcttgtttaatccatatttgtcttatgtttcTTGGAGGAAATGTTAACATTCCGATCTCATTCAAATGAACATCCAGGTATGAGGACTTGAAGCCTCCTGCATCACCATCACCTTCCTTCAGAAATTCTTAGGAATTGCCTAAGGTTAGAAATGCAAATTATTATATGTATACCCTTGATTATATTCTACAATGGTTTAAGCTTTATTTTTACTGCCAAAATTACTGGACACATAATTTTAATAGAACTGTTGAAGAGTCTATGCGGCAACTCATATGAAGGACAAGGATGGTCACTCAAATATGAAGAGAAGCATTTCTACGAATTGAAATTTTCAGCAgtgtttcatttatttctttatgaCCATTTGGCGAAACTCAACGAACACTATTGCtcctttttgtaatttattttcccTATGTTACAATTTAAATGAAGGAAAAAGCATCAGTTTTCatgttcaatttttaatatttgtttttattattttcagcttttcatttcaattttatttgcgGATAACATGTGACCGTTCCAGACGATTTTGTACGTACTGCAACTCACGTTTTTGCCGTCAACTAATGTACATTTTCTCTTCGAATATGACTTGCAAGCCAACTATGGAAATGTGCTACAACAAGAAATGTTTCTAGTTCATAGTACATGCATCGTTTGTATGCCACAATATGCACGCGTGTTGGGGAAGGAGTTCAAATGTCCAATCAAAAtagaagtaatattttttcgattaaggtaaataaaataaatgtgtttttagaaaataaaaatgatgttttatttattcatttgataaggagtaaaataaagttctttttttatgaaataataaaataaagaaaaatagagtagatAATAGGCTTATAGTACCCTAGCAATAAATAGGGACATATTAAGTCAATTTTTAcctttatgatatgtttctgcaTAAACTCAAACCTGATCCCGTAAAACTACAATCTCGGATcgacaaatgttaattgttaatatattagtttttgttaggaAAAAACTCGAATCCACAATTTATCCCTCCCTCCAACTCTTATATCTCCTAAAATAGAACTAATATAATTTGGGTCATTCTCAACCTTAAGAATAGATAtgttatataatttgtttatagATCATAAACTACAATACTAGATAAATTACAAAAGCTTTCAGGAAAGAAATATAGATAAATTATTCAGGGACTcgtgaaataaaatagaataggtcatgacaattatataaaaaaaaaaaaagaagtactGAAAGTTTTAATGGTATGAAACAGAATAAGTCAACTAGAATGACaatgtatataaatatgtaCAGATATGTGCTATaagttcttaaaataataatatcctAACTTATTAGTTGGTTGGTTGGTTTTATGTTTAGGAGTCAATTTTAGTGattcaaatcaattaaatcTCCATATAATAGTAACTGTGTCCGTCATTTATTGTGTGCTTCTGTCATGCAATGTGTTTTCTGTCATGTTGTATGGGAATGGATAGGATTTTCACTTAAATTCTCTCTAGTAAAAATCTCCACcatcaaaacttcatatctcctttttttattattttaaatttaaaagattatttgaaTGTGTGTCTAAACTTACCATAAAGGATTTACTGAATGTGTATCTAAACAATAATATCACACAGCTCTGTATATATGTGATTGCTTATTCTAAAGCCTAATAAGCTAACAATTAGGGATTCTACCactaattctaacaaaattCTTTCTCTTGTTTCTAATTAAGGACTGAGATTTCACTGGACAGGAATGCCATGAGGGATCTAACTAAACCCCTTTTGTGTGTGTATTTCTGTCATGTGTGTGTTTTCTGTCACGCTGTATGTGTGTTTCCGTCATGTAATGTGTTGTGTGTTTCTGTCATGTACTATTTAATGAGACTATGTTTGCTTTCCTTCAATTGGTTTCTAAACAACCTCTCACTGACTACTTTGTCACCTCACCCCATCTCAGTTAGTATTACCGTTTGTCCAATCTCTCGTGCTTTCTCCCACATTTCTCCCTCTCCGTTCTCACCCTTTTCTCATGTCAACAAAAGTACAGAACCTTTTTCCTCAGGCTTTTGTCAATATATTCACAATCTTTATCCTACCTTGATGACTCACATGGAACCTAGTATTGTCCAATACGCTTTAAAAGCATCATTTGCTAAATAAGATGTTTTGTTTCACAGTCGTTAACTAATTACCCTTGCAGTCACAGACCTTCAAGTCCCATTCCTAGTCCTAGCTAGTTATTAAGACCCATCCACAAGTaagtgtcaattttttttatcaatcttcATCTTCCTTCTTGGACCCTGAGGCCTCAACTCCAGTCGTTGCTGAGTGCACTTGTGACCAAAGATGAATGACGTGTTAAAGTCCAGGCTCTATGGTAcaaaatagtaattttgttATCAATACTAGGTCTGAGTACTATTGGCGTCTATCTTGAGAACGTTAAGGCTGCTTTTTGTTATGTGATGTTGCACCAATTATAAATGAACATTTATGGGTAGAATATCAGCGTTCTCATTGCTATAGTAGTGAATATAATAATGGGAAGGGAAAGTCACTCATGGATGCACATTTAATCAGATGAAGTGATAGTAATCAAAAGCAAAAGCTCACTTGAATGAAACCATGGACAATATCACATAGCAACAACAAAGACCTTAACAAATGAAGAATATAATTTTGTCAAAGAATAGGATAGACAAAAGTCAATTGCACTAGCAACTAGTATTGATACCAAAACTGCTATTTTGTACCAAATCATTTTAGCTTTCTCAAATCCTTAATTACATGTGCAATCTTAGTTTCTTAGTTGGGATTTGGAAGGGTACCATCTCCCATATACACTCAAATCTACTTCTATTTAATAATGCACTATTTACATCCTTTGTAACAAAATACCTTGTTATCCAATGAAGTTGAAGTTATATGAACAATGAAGTTTGTATGGAGACTTACAGTTAATGAAACTAACCATGGTAACGAGGAAGCCTCATTCTACAACCTTACCCCAGCTTGCAAGTCAGTTAAATCGATCTCCAAATCTAAATCCTTGGCCAGTATAGATGACACCAATAAAGGGTTGGATGGTGAAACCGCAAGATGGTTCAGGTCGCACAAGCAAGGATAAAGCAGTAGACTGGTATGGTCATTTGTGAAACGTTGTAGTCTAACACATGTTGGTCAACGTGACGACGCTGAAAGTGTGATAACAATTACCGAGttactacaaaaaaaaacattatatttttcaattaaatttgaaatacagGACCAATTTAGGTCATCTCTCAAGGACACAATTCATCAATGTTCTAATCTAAATTGTAAGGTAACATGGGagaattttttgttgatttgcAAAATTTTAAGAATCGATGAGAATCAATTCAGAATCAATCAAATCagtccaaaattaatgaaaatcgATATAGATAAGTGGTTTGAAATTAAGAAATCAACTAAGAACCGATCAAATCAATTAAGAAACAATGacattaaatttgataaaaagatatatttttgaaattattaaaaattaattttaatactcTAATATTATTAGTGGAAACAATTAtgctattttttaagaaaaattatagcaTTTACTAATTAACAAAACACGTTAAAGCAATTATTACAAACaactataaatttgatttttttttttatctgtagcAATTATTTCAAGCAGCTGATTAGACCCCTaaacatttgaatttataattagataagcATAATTTCTTTACACCGCCAAGTGTCAAGGGATACtaataaaaattcaagttaATCTGTTCCAAAGTAGTAGAGTAGAGGGGTTTGGTGTTAGGGTTTTGGATTGAAATTTGAAGAGTAACAATGGAAGATACGCCAACACCTTCAACTGCTTTGACCTACCTTAATCCTTCCTACTGGTAATCCCTATTCACTGATCAAAGCTTCTcaacaaattttgtaaatttctcaacaatttaatttaattttcctttCGTTGGTTTCAGGGACGAGAGGTTCTCGAAGGAGGAGCAATACGAGTGGTTCAAGGATTATTCCCATTTTCGCCACTTGATTCAACCCCATCTCACGCCCCATTCCGCTGTATGCTTCATATTCACACATTAGGGTACGATTTGTGATTATGGAATATGGCTAACGTGAAAATGTTTGCAGGTCCTGGAGCTTGGGTGTGGAAACTCACAAATGTGTGAACAGTTGCATAAGGATGGCACAACCAACATAACTTGCATTGACCTTTCACCTGTTGCAGTTCAAAACATGCAAAAACGGCTATTGTCCCGGGGATTCAAAGGTCAGCTTCCTCAATTATACTGTTGTCCTGTTTGGATAAGCTTCTCCTTAAGCACTGGAAAGATAGATATCAAAGAAAAAAGCGAAGTAAGCTTCGCCGTAAGCTAATTTGCTTAagttaaaatcatttatttttggaCCACTGATAACATAATAGTGTAAAGTATCTGTCAGCTTTGTCTATCATTAATTTCTCTCAGGGAACCTGACTGACCACTTTAGTGGGGTCTTCCATCCCAATCAT
The nucleotide sequence above comes from Glycine soja cultivar W05 chromosome 11, ASM419377v2, whole genome shotgun sequence. Encoded proteins:
- the LOC114374930 gene encoding EEF1A lysine methyltransferase 4 isoform X1 — translated: MEDTPTPSTALTYLNPSYWDERFSKEEQYEWFKDYSHFRHLIQPHLTPHSAVLELGCGNSQMCEQLHKDGTTNITCIDLSPVAVQNMQKRLLSRGFKGQLPQLYCCPVWISFSLSTGKIDIKEKSEDVLFVDSGDPWNPKPETIFKVMATLKGVHRVLKAGGTFISVTFGQPHFRRPIFNAPDFNWSVEWTTFGETFHYFVYVLKKGQRSSYDDIPPVKRFEASPINLLHEELESEDFAFRINVDELNY